A stretch of Brachyhypopomus gauderio isolate BG-103 chromosome 3, BGAUD_0.2, whole genome shotgun sequence DNA encodes these proteins:
- the noc3l gene encoding nucleolar complex protein 3 homolog, producing the protein MKSASKRHGKKKPSFRKLLKTSNVKLENKLKNRQFKHQATAKKQRKEHRKLHQAISDVSHQSIKPLERYKKKPEEEEDEEEFLETLPTDMMDEDDLDQIRAMAQKASFITRELSSCAPVHVKKHKSDQPIEKYEKKPRKMHQEEQKEVIHLLPIKDKTGLIPQTMDKPVIQKVDEEEVEEEVKDHDDSELEMAQSFLSLTHKEQLELRFQKLEERKMHIAALGSAILADPHSSIKKLKELRAMLMETDPCVAVTVRKLVMLSLLEVFKDIVPSYRIRPLTEAEKATKVKKETQQLREFEEGLVSQYKFYLENLEQTIKDWKQKKLKSSQAVSLTSYRGLAEVAIRCMCELLVALPHFNFHNNITLVVVGLMNEPAKKLSEMCCEAVRTLLKQDKLGQASLATVRVISGLVKSRNYNIKPEVLKTLLCLRIKEVEMKKDTEDLAPKQKLMSFKEKKRNLSRMQRKYRKAEEKLQKELLETEASESKEKKIKLHTETLNIVFLIYFRILKKAQKSKLLPSVLEGLAKFAHLINLEFFDDLLTVLHSLITSNDLSYRESLHCILTAFHILSGQGDVLNIDPLKFYTHLYKTLLTLHAGATNQDTAIALQCLDVMLAKRRKQVTLHRALAFLKRLSTLALHVMPDSSVAILATNRTLVHTFPKCDILLDNDMQGSGVYLPELDEPEYCNPQNTCLWELHTLKRHYHPMVRKYATHLLCGAPSEGSGALGMELSRRTPGQLFEDYSVKDMTFNPPVAVPASKKKEHFTIGHAFLDSSVTEQVHAALQFEEREAALDFAASFAQE; encoded by the exons ATGAAATCG GCTTCGAAAAGGCATGGAAAAAAGAAGCCTAGCTTCCGTAAGCTGTTAAAAACCAGCAATGTGAAACTCGAAAATAAGTTGAAGAACCGCCAGTTCAAGCATCAAGCCACGGCAAAGAAACAACGCAAGGAGCATAGAAAGCTTCACCAAGCCATTAGTGATGTGTCACATCAGTCCATTAAACCTCTGGAGCGCTACAAGAAGAAACCAG aagaggaagaggatgaagaaGAATTCCTTGAGACGCTGCCCACTGATATGATGGATGAAGATGACCTTGATCAGATCAGAGCCATGGCCCAGAAAGCCTCTTTCATAACAAGAGAACTTTCCTCATG TGCTCCTGTTCATGTCAAAAAGCACAAGTCAGACCAGCCAATAGAAAAGTATGAGAAGAAGCCTAGAAAGATGCATCAGGAGGAGCAGAAAGAGGTCATCCATTTGTTACCAATCAAAGACAAGACTGGCCTTATCCCTCAGACCATGGACAAACCAG TAATACAGAAAGTCGATGAGGAagaagtagaggaggaggtTAAGGACCATGATGATTCAGAACTAG AGATGGCACAGAGCTTCCTGTCTCTGACTCATAAGGAGCAACTTGAGCTTCGCTTCCAGAAGCTGGAGGAGAGAAAAATGCACATCGCTGCCTTGGGCTCAGCCATCCTGGCGGATCCACACTCCAGT ATTAAAAAACTGAAGGAGCTGAGGGCGATGCTGATGGAGACAGACCCGTGTGTGGCAGTCACGGTCAGGAAGCTGGTAATGCTCTCGCTCTTGGAAGTTTTCAAGGACATTGTGCCCTCCTACAGGATCCGACCTCTGACTGAAGCAGAAAAGGCCACCAAG GTCAAAAAGGAAACGCAGCAGCTAAGAGAGTTTGAGGAGGGGCTGGTGAGTCAGTATAAATTCTACCTGGAGAATTTGGAGCAGACGATCAAAG ACTGGAAACAGAAGAAGCTGAAGAGTAGCCAGGCCGTGTCCCTGACCTCCTACCGCGGCCTGGCTGAGGTGGCCATCAGATGTATGTGTGAGCTGCTGGTGGCGCTCCCCCACTTCAACTTCCACAACAACATCACTCTAGTGGTCGTTGGGCTGATGAACGAGCCTGCAAAGAAG CTGTCTGAGATGTGCTGCGAGGCGGTCAGGACGCTCCTGAAGCAGGACAAACTGGGCCAGGCATCACTGGCCACAGTGAGGGTCATCTCTGGACTGGTCAAGAGCAGGAATTACAACATCAAACCAGAG GTCCTGAAAACTCTGCTTTGTCTGAGGATAAAAGAGGTGGAGATGAAGAAGGACACAGAAGACTTGGCACCCAAACAGAAACTCATGAGCTTCAAAGAGAAGAAGAGGAACCTCTCCAGAATGCAGCGGAAG TATAGGAAAGCTGAAGAGAAGCTGCAAAAAGAACTTCTTGAAACAGAGGCCTCGGAGAGCAAAGAGAAGAAGATCAAATTG CACACAGAGACACTAAACATAGTGTTCCTCATCTACTTCAGAATATTAAAGAAAGCCCAGAAATCCAAATTGCTGCCCTCCGTTTTAGAAGGTCTTGCTAA gTTTGCCCATCTGATCAATTTGGAGTTCTTTGATGACCTCCTGACAGTTCTCCATAGCTTAATTACGTCCAAT GATCTGTCTTACCGAGAGAGCCTCCATTGTATACTGACCGCTTTCCACATTCTCTCAGGTCAAG GCGATGTTCTCAATATTGATCCACTGAAGTTCTACACCCACCTTTACAAAACCCTCCTCACCCTGCACGCAG GCGCCACAAACCAGGACACGGCCATCGCGCTGCAGTGCCTGGACGTGATGCTGGCCAAGCGGAGGAAGCAGGTCACGCTGCACCGGGCGCTCGCCTTCCTCAAGAGGCTGAGCACGCTGGCCCTGCACGTCATGCCCGACTCCTCCGTGGCCATCCTGGCGACCAACAGGACGCTAGTGCAC ACTTTTCCCAAGTGTGATATACTGTTGGACAACGACATGCAGGGTAGTGGTGTGTACCTGCCTGAGCTGGATGAGCCAGAGTACTGTAACCCCCAGAACACCTGCCTGTGGGAACTCCACACACTCAAG agacaCTACCACCCCATGGTTAGGAAGTATGCCACTCATCTGTTGTGCGGCGCTCCAAGCGAGGGTTCAGGGGCACTCGGCATGGAGCTGAGTagaag AACCCCAGGGCAGCTCTTTGAAGACTATAGTGTGAAGGACATGACCTTTAACCCCCCAGTTGCAGTACCAGCCTCAAAAAAGAAG GAACACTTCACCATTGGTCACGCCTTCTTGGACTCCAGTGTAACAGAACAGGTTCATGCAGCTCTTCAGTTCGAGGAGCGTGAAGCAGCTCTGGATTTTGCTGCCAGTTTTGCACAGGAGTGA